In Kiloniellales bacterium, a genomic segment contains:
- a CDS encoding alpha/beta fold hydrolase: MNIEDLSRPFSKGQERPTAAGAGASFDPPDFVARFPWLGGDLQTLRNFIVRPRPDLSPWPARRVELALDDGSGDRLLAVLQENADGAKPLVVLVHGLTGCQDSFYVLGTTRLLLEQGYPVLRLNLRGAGPGRPLARRGYNAGSSADLAAALRALGAQDGRLLARGLALVGYSLGGNILLKFLAEAGRELPVVAAASVSAPIDLKATQVRIMAARNRVYHAYLLSRMKAELLATPGGVLPEVATRARRARSVLAFDDTVVAPAAGFNGAEDYYARCSAQGFLPAIEVPALLLHARDDPWIPAAAYDAAAARAQANLRIRLAPGGGHVGFHGKGSRAAWHDRTIAAFFDRSMAD; this comes from the coding sequence ATGAACATAGAGGATCTTTCAAGGCCTTTCTCTAAGGGGCAGGAGCGGCCCACGGCGGCCGGGGCGGGGGCGAGCTTCGACCCGCCGGACTTCGTCGCCCGCTTCCCCTGGCTCGGCGGCGATCTGCAGACCCTGCGCAACTTCATCGTGCGGCCGCGGCCGGACCTCTCGCCCTGGCCCGCGCGGCGGGTCGAGCTGGCATTGGACGACGGCTCGGGGGACCGCCTGCTGGCAGTGCTGCAGGAGAACGCCGACGGGGCCAAGCCGCTGGTGGTCCTGGTCCACGGCCTGACCGGCTGCCAGGACAGCTTCTACGTCCTCGGCACGACGCGGCTTCTCCTGGAGCAAGGCTATCCGGTGCTGCGCCTCAACCTGCGCGGCGCCGGGCCGGGGCGGCCGCTGGCCCGGCGGGGCTACAACGCCGGCAGCAGCGCGGACCTGGCCGCGGCCCTGCGGGCGCTTGGGGCGCAGGACGGCCGGCTTCTGGCCCGGGGCCTCGCCCTGGTCGGCTATTCCCTCGGCGGCAACATCCTGCTCAAGTTCCTGGCCGAGGCGGGGCGCGAGCTCCCGGTCGTGGCCGCCGCCAGCGTCTCGGCGCCGATCGACCTCAAGGCGACCCAGGTCCGCATCATGGCGGCGCGGAACCGGGTCTATCATGCCTACCTGCTGTCGCGCATGAAGGCCGAGCTGCTGGCCACCCCGGGCGGCGTCCTGCCGGAGGTGGCGACGAGGGCACGGCGGGCGCGCAGCGTCCTCGCCTTCGACGACACCGTCGTCGCGCCCGCGGCCGGCTTCAACGGCGCCGAGGATTACTACGCCCGCTGCTCCGCTCAGGGTTTCCTGCCCGCTATCGAGGTCCCGGCGCTTCTGCTCCACGCGCGCGACGATCCCTGGATCCCGGCGGCCGCCTACGATGCCGCCGCCGCGCGGGCGCAAGCCAACCTGCGGATCCGCTTGGCGCCCGGCGGCGGCCATGTCGGCTTTCACGGCAAAGGCAGCCGGGCTGCCT
- a CDS encoding metallophosphoesterase: MGGMTRRKVLTTLALTLALSANACALDTRYPAHQNPAPPSPPEEAQITHRVILIGDAGEAEAGDPVLAELRRVAAEFDSARTTIVFLGDNIYPDGLPPEDHPLHEVAKSRLKEQIDAAIANGAETVFVPGNHDYGREGQAALVRQADYVRSLSGGGAELLPRGACPGPIVRDVGPRLRLIYLDSEWLVRRDRLHPCAAGDPDAGIDPAQDVYDALDAALSGAEGRLVVIAAHHPLASYGMHGGFYPWQVHFFPLWNQPDLRGTPVPYLLPLPVLPSLVYVWPRQAGLYTRDDLAHRNYRDFIERFDAVLRRHPDVEVVVASGHEHNLQILSHRIEGAPDVLQILSGSGTIYPPTPVGVAENTVMASPRSGFVVLDVLKTDDPTTGSRAFVEAIEVGPSTVEDKGSASPSLYRDFRMWLPVRRSSASSAARSSR; the protein is encoded by the coding sequence ATGGGGGGAATGACCCGCCGCAAGGTCTTGACCACATTGGCCCTGACGCTTGCACTGTCGGCGAATGCCTGCGCGCTGGATACCCGCTACCCTGCGCATCAGAATCCCGCACCACCCAGCCCTCCTGAGGAGGCGCAGATCACGCACCGGGTCATCCTGATCGGGGATGCCGGCGAAGCCGAAGCGGGCGACCCCGTCTTGGCCGAACTGCGGCGTGTCGCGGCCGAATTCGACAGTGCGCGGACGACCATCGTCTTCCTCGGCGACAACATCTATCCCGACGGTCTGCCGCCCGAGGACCACCCGCTCCACGAGGTCGCCAAATCGCGCCTGAAGGAGCAGATCGATGCCGCGATCGCGAACGGCGCCGAAACCGTCTTCGTCCCGGGGAACCACGACTACGGGCGGGAGGGCCAAGCGGCGCTGGTTCGGCAGGCGGACTATGTCAGGTCTTTAAGCGGCGGCGGCGCGGAACTGCTCCCGCGCGGCGCCTGTCCCGGGCCCATCGTGCGGGACGTAGGGCCGCGGCTGCGGCTCATCTATCTCGACAGCGAATGGCTGGTTCGCAGGGACCGGCTTCATCCCTGCGCCGCGGGAGATCCCGACGCCGGGATCGATCCGGCGCAGGACGTCTATGACGCGCTCGATGCTGCGCTGTCCGGCGCCGAGGGTCGCCTGGTCGTCATCGCCGCCCACCATCCGCTGGCGTCCTACGGGATGCATGGCGGTTTCTACCCCTGGCAGGTCCACTTCTTTCCGCTTTGGAACCAACCCGACCTCCGGGGCACGCCGGTGCCCTATCTGCTGCCGCTTCCGGTCCTGCCGTCCCTGGTCTACGTCTGGCCGAGGCAGGCCGGTCTCTACACCAGGGACGATCTTGCGCACCGGAACTACCGGGATTTCATCGAGAGGTTCGATGCCGTGCTGCGGCGCCATCCAGATGTCGAGGTCGTCGTGGCGAGTGGGCACGAACACAACCTGCAGATCCTCTCGCACCGGATCGAGGGTGCCCCGGACGTGCTGCAGATCCTCTCGGGCTCCGGCACGATCTATCCTCCGACGCCGGTCGGCGTGGCGGAGAACACGGTGATGGCGAGCCCGCGTTCGGGCTTCGTCGTGCTCGATGTCCTGAAGACGGATGACCCCACGACAGGTTCCCGGGCCTTCGTCGAGGCGATCGAAGTCGGGCCGTCGACGGTCGAAGACAAGGGTTCGGCCTCGCCGAGCCTCTACCGGGACTTCAGGATGTGGCTGCCGGTCCGGCGGTCGTCGGCGTCGAGTGCCGCACGATCCTCTCGCTGA
- a CDS encoding VOC family protein, with protein MEQRISIVTLGVKDLGAARAFYERLGWRIANEGEEAASIVAYDLHGMTLCLYPWDKLAEDAQVPPAGEGFRGMVLAYNVRAKEEVAHVLAAVETAGGRVVKPAQDAFWGGHSGIFADPEGHLWEVAWNPFAPLGPKGEFRWKGCAPES; from the coding sequence ATGGAGCAGCGCATCAGCATCGTCACCCTTGGCGTGAAAGACCTGGGGGCCGCCCGCGCCTTCTACGAGAGACTCGGCTGGCGGATCGCCAACGAGGGCGAGGAAGCCGCGAGCATCGTCGCCTACGACCTCCACGGCATGACCCTTTGCCTCTACCCTTGGGACAAGCTGGCGGAGGACGCGCAGGTGCCGCCCGCGGGCGAGGGCTTCCGGGGCATGGTCCTGGCCTACAACGTGCGCGCCAAGGAAGAGGTCGCCCACGTCCTGGCCGCCGTCGAGACGGCCGGTGGCCGGGTCGTCAAGCCGGCCCAGGACGCCTTCTGGGGCGGACACTCCGGCATCTTCGCCGACCCGGAAGGCCACCTCTGGGAGGTCGCCTGGAATCCCTTTGCGCCGCTCGGCCCGAAGGGCGAGTTCCGATGGAAGGGCTGCGCGCCCGAATCGTGA